The genome window TTGAACTTAGATCATTAAGCAGACTAATGAGtacatgtttggataaaattttttaaaaatacttgttgaaaaaaagttatgaaataCATTTTTCCATAAACTCAAACTAGTTTGTATAGAAGTTAAAGTTTgacttttaaaaatactaatatgagaatttctatatattaatttatgtatgaactaattttacttatagaaaagtttatttaattttttctttttatttttttctcctataagTATCTTTGGAGAAATTTATCTAAACAtactcttaattatttatttattaaagttcCTTGTTTCCATTTTCCAATTGTTACTGCCGCCTTTCATTTTTCACCCCCACATAACCTCATCCGTAAACCATTATTAAATAATGCCCTTTGCAGTTATGCTGTTTAAGAATTAAGATTTGGGTGATGGTTTCAAGCTAAGTGATGAAGGTTCTGTTTGGGCATAAATGAATGGGGCATAGAGCGTGTGGAGGCACATGTTTATGGTGCTTATGTTATTTATTGATTAAGGTTGTTTAGTGGTTGAGTTGGGTTAGGAATCTATTTGAGTGCGTAGGTTGGTTTAGCACAAGGGAAGACAATCAAGTTGCATGGAGGTTGGTGGTTCAGCATAGTTATGATTAAGGAGGTTCACATGTTTCATGATGATCGAAAAAGGAGTTTAGGGTTAGAcaaaatttgacaaaaatagCATTCAAATGACAAATCTAGCAAGAATAAGGGTAGATGGAGGTTCCACAATTGTAGCGGCAACagtgagaaaaaagagaaacaatGGTGGTGATATGGGAAGAAGACAAAGAATgatgaaaaagaagaatgaaaactgtaattagaatttttggctcttaaaaaatcaaacacgatattttcataaatttaatgtgTTGTCAATCGAGTTTAATCCATTGAATTATTGGACCTTCCTTGGTGTAAGAATGAACCTTAGTTCAAATAACATGTTGAAATTCAATGAACAAAATtgtctaataaataaatagttggaATGGAAACTTaagattaaaagtaaattaaaaatattaaaaaaaggttggaaactaaattaaacttagatgatgaaaatatagtttttttcctcctaaatttaaatttattttaaaataatattgaataattttaaaaataaattttagcaaTTAATTATAGCAAGGACAAAATTTAGGTATACTATAAATGCTTTAATAGAGTAATtcttctaacaaaattaaagtttcaCATTTGTAACGCCTGTCAATCTTTAATATCGACTTTTATATATTCGATGCCTTATTGAGCTACTTTATGAAGATAATAGAGTTTCCCCCTTAACCTAaaacagtataaaaaaataagtaaagatTGTAAAAAGCCATGAATTACGTAATTTAATTTCGACAAATTATAAGTTGCAAATTAAAAAGTAGCACAAATAAGTCCCCTTGtaacagattttttttctttcttttttctcaagTTAAacagtattttaaatttaacaccTATTATAATTTCCTCATCATTCCTCACTTGCAtttgtcttttccttttttttacaaGTTGATTATTCCAAAGGCATGCCACAAGTCTTATGGTAACCTaccaatgaaatatatattagagTTTAGGATGAAGATGAGCTAAAGAAAATTTTACTCAACTGGCTCTATGACATTGCTTAGCCACCAAAACCAACAGCAAGAACATGTTAAGTGCAACTACATACAATTTTCTAACATTGATTCAAAAAATTTCTGAAGCAACTAAATCAACATTCCAACAAAGAAGATACTTATACatgactttccttttttttctttttacagatGAATACGAGCATTACATAGCTATTGACACTAATGACACTGTCATTTTTAACATGTAAACTACACCTTTTAAACAAGGAGCTATAGTGGAAAACCAAGATGCTTGTCACCTAGGGCCAGAAAGCTCCATGGCTTCAACTATGAGTGAAGATTCCTCTATTAAATCTGAATATCTTTGAGGCTCACAAGACCGAAACCTTGGTGTTTCAATCCTCTGTGAGGCCTCCCATCTCTCAGCTAAGCCGTCCCCTTCCAACATCTTTAATACTTCTGACATCTTGGGGCGGTGTGAAGGATTGAATTGTGTACACAAGAGTGCAACCTGAACCATTTCTTCTAATTCAATCAGATCAAAGTTGCCCTTTAGATCTTTGTCTACCATTTGACTCAATCTTCCATCCTGGTGGAGCTTCTTAACCTGAAAGTTGTTTGATTCACATTGAAAAAGAGAATGGTGATTGAAGAGAGAAAATTAATCTTAGAACCAATTACTAGAGCAAGAAAAACTAAATTGCAGCTGAAGTGGCCAATTCTTTGAAGTTTAAAcatttttgttatcatcaatcATTCAACCCTTATGATTTTTTTGGAGGTTTAACCCACCCTATCCGGGGCTCAAGTCAATTTAGGATTACTGAGGACAACAAAAATCTTCCAAcggaatttttttaatcctgTTGTATTCCCTAGAATTCGAATTCAAGATTACCAGTTAAGCTAAAAATGTAAGGTTTTATTGGGAAAGAAATCAGAAATCATTTATTACATAACATATACAAAAGTATACTCCCACCATCCCAAAATGGGATTTGGCTTCTCTACTGTTCCTTCCCATGTTGTCTCTGTTCCTTCAAAATCGTAcagttttcatgatttttaaaattaaatatcaccattaaatattaatacagTTATGCATTGTTATTTTGATGGGGGCAGCAGGGACAGCAGAGAAGCCAAATTCCCCAAAATGACTCATGTTTAAGGTTTTTCCACATAGATCAAGAAAACAAGTATTTCAAGAGAATTAACATTTATTAGGgaataattttactaaaatgtcCTTATTCTCTCTCTTCATTTCAATAAATGTATTATTAAATCTTTCAAGACGGCACTATTTATTACAAGATAAAATtggaataaatatttgaatatctcattgaaaagtgagaacagcaatcaatttgaaaaaaaaattcaaagattaAAACTGCAGTCATTTTGGGATAGAGGGAGTAATATAAATGTTAAAGAAATCATTTATTACATAACAAATACAAAagtataatataaatgttatttaataaaaacCTTCCAATTTTAGTTGCTAAGAATCAGACCTagttaatgttaaaaaaactgTTTTATTAATACCAGCTCCTGTTAAGAAGAGAAATTACTCTAGTACTCTCTTTCCATAAAATTCAAGGAAGACAAGTTTTGCATATAAGAAGAAAGTTGTTCTTAGTGCCAACAAATCATTCATTGTAAGttttggaaataaaaatattgctaGAACTTGTAAAAAGCTTGATATGCTAACCAAAGGAGAAAAGACATGTTGAAAAAAGTGAAAGTCTGGAGAGCTTACCCAATCAAGCATTACACCTTTCTGGTTTGCTGCTCGCCCAAAATCTAGAGCCTTATGGCCTGTGATCAGTTCAAGCAGCAAGATTCCGAACCCAAACACATCAGTTTTTTCTGATGATTGGCCTGTGGATAGGTACTCTGGAGCAATGTGGCCAACCGTGCCACGCACAGCAGTGGTCACATGTGAATCTCTATGATCCAAAAGCTTAGCTAAACCAAAATCACCAACAACAGCTTCAAAGTCTTCATCTAGCAATATGTTGGCTGCTTTGACATCACGGTGAATAATTTTAGGGTCACATTGCTCATGCAAGTAAACCAACCCTCTTGCAGTACCTAAAGCTATTCTCTTTCGCCTCGTCCAATCTAAAGCTGGCCGACCATGAATATGATCTGGTATATAAATCCAAAACCAAAGACAAATAAGGTAGAGTTTAAAATGATCTTGAGGATTTAGAGTATAAATATCAACCTCAATCATGAGCAGCTTAATGAGAAGTTCAATGAGCTAACCTTTTAATCTAGAGGCTACACTGCCATTAGACATATAGGGATAAACAAGGAGTCTTTCATGCTGAGTACTGCAAAACCCCGAAAGCCGCAGAAGATTCCGGTGGACAGCCAAACTTATGGTCTCAACTTCTGTCTGAAATTGGATCTCACCACCAGCTGCATTATAGTCCTTTAACCTTTTGACAGCCACAACAGACCCATCATTCAAGCATGCCTTGTAAACTATTCCAAAGCCACCTCTTCCTAGAATGTTCTTCGAGTTGAAATGGTCTGTTGCAGCTCGAAGCTCTTTGAATGAAAACCTTTTTAAATGACCAAGACGCACCTCTGGATCATAATGTTCTGCCGAATAACGAAAATTTACTGAATACGCATacaaaaacacacaaacaaGTACAGAGTGCATGATATATTGGTACAGGAATACAACATATGCTTAGAGCAGATAGGGGGAGtagatttataattatattttgagttCAAATATAAAATGCACACAATTAGCCAATGTGTACTTCTCCGCTGGCCTCTCCCCTTCAAAGAAGGTGATCCTTATGTTCTGAATTACATATAGTTATACCACAAGCGGCACTGTTCTCTATCAAATTTTATCTTCTAGAACACTAATCAAGTATTTTGCATAAtaccaaattaaattttacaacTAAGATTTCCAACATTTTTTCCAAGCAAGAACAGTATTATGACAATTTTTGTTGTTCATGTTGCAAAAAAGTCACCAGTAGGGAAAACCTCTTGTAGTCATACTTCATTTCATCATGATAAGTCTTACATTTGCTTTTAATAAGCTTAAAGTAGTTGgagaataataaaaacaatcaaGAAACAATGCAGCATGTTGAAAGGTAAAAAATACACAGAAGTCCATCGGAAGCAACATAGCACAACGTTAGGAGGAGTGGGTCAATTAACTTTGACAGTGTAACAAACATGAATTGAACCAAGCATTTAAGATGTGAATtccttggggggggggggaaattCCTGACTACTGTGTGCTCCAACAGAGAAATGATGACCATCagattcttttcaaattttgccACCAAGTTTACTAATAGTGCATTAGAGATATAaggaaatataaaaaggaaagtAGGAGAAGCTTTAGCAAGGACTAACCATTAACATCAAAGAATATCTGCTGGTTGCGTCTATACCGCCACCAAACAAGAAACCCAACTATAATCACAAGGACAAAAGCAGCACCAAAACTTGCACCAAAAGCAAGTGCCACGTGATGGCTTTTCTTACCAGAGTCTGATTGGCCTAGAAAACCAAATCACCACATTTAAGCATGTCATACAATTGTTGGAAGAAGAAATAATTTGAAAGTAGAGTTCAAAGATAGATGTAATTAACACCTCTTAGAGCATCTGGAGGGAAGGAAAGTGGCTCAGGTAAAACAGTAGAACAGTTGTTTGCTTTTGGGCCACAAATTAAAGGGTTACCCACGATCCTGAAGTAAATAATTGAGCAAGAGCTAAACTACACTGCTTTGTTGTAAACTTGAATATAGAAATGAGGATGAGGAAATCCAAAATGAACTTACTTTAAAGTTCTTGCTGATATTCTTGGCAAGGAACCACTCAGATTGTTGTAGGAGAGGTCCCTATACATGTTCGATTCAAAACAGTTAATATAGACATTTTCTACAAGAAATCAAAGCTTTAAATCTGTCCTTGGGCTTTTAAGGTAAAGATgaggcaaaaaaagaaaatatggtgCAACAAGGTAACAAAGACCTACACAAGGGTTAGACCTTCAATGTTGCTAAGCGACTGAGGGCAGGATCCTGTAAGGCTGTTATTATTTAACCTCCTGGCAAGTACATAAGACAATTtaaattgagttaaaaaaacaatttcataaTCAAACTCAAAATCTCTGCATCAATTAACATCATATCCGTATAAATGCTTTTTTTAACTTACAAATAATTCAGGTTCTTGAGGCCTCCCAAAGAACTGGGTATCTCACCACTAAATGCATTATTGGAAAGATCGAGTGTCTGAAGCTTTTCCAAGCTTCCTATTGCAGCAGGAATTCTACCAGAAATAGCATTATTCTGAAGCAAGCTGCATATGTGTACAATTAATTAAGCATCAATGTAATAGAGCAAGGATAGAGTCGATCAATAAGAATTAAGAGGTACTGATGTCAAACCCAACCAAAATTCAAAGCAAAAGCCAGATATGTAGAATCTTAATAAAATTAGCATAGACTTACACAGATTGTAAGTTAGTAAGGTTTCCGATCCCAGGAGATAGTGTACCAGACAAGTTCTGACTAGGCAATCCcctgatagaaaaaaaaatcctttaggTGAAAATTAAACTAGCAAAAGTTGTTTGGTCCATTTTCTAATCAAGACCTCTAGAAACTTCTTCTTCACTACTTTTGAAAACACTTAAAAGCCAAGCAACTTACAATACTGAAACAGAACCATCAGGGGAACAAGTAATCATCCTccagctacatggatcaacaGAATTAATATCCCAATTTTCCAGAACATTGTGAGGATCAATCAAGCCATTCTTTATGGCCATCAGAGCTACAACTGTTCAAGGAACAAACAGAAGAGGGTGAGAACCTTCATCTCAAAATTCTCTTGTATTTCCAtcatacaaataaaaagaaaattgatcaaccaaaaagagaaaataaaataggcaAGTGAAGACCCCTTATGGGGAAGAAGAGGAGTAATATCAAGTTCTCTGCAGCTATCTTGTTATTGGTAATTAGGTAGCACTCAAATTCTCAAGGAAaacgaaaaaagaaacaaaatagaatcaTCACATCAACATTAACCTTCCAGCTACCCTGCCTAGTAGTTTCCAGCATAATTAAATTGACCCACAAGCTCAACTTTTATGCCTTAAACCATCAATTTACAACCTTTCTCTTCATAAGTTTTACCAAAGATCCCAgtgaacaaaatgaaaaaaagaaaaatcccaagaaAAACATTAACCTTCATAGTTTATGCCAGAAGGAGAAAGCGCAGCAGAAGAAATTTCCATCAACAGCAGAAGCAGAAACCCCAATAGCCAGAAAACCAAACTACTATGCTCCATACTGTACAATCAGTTTCCTCAACTGTGTCTCCCTCACACAACCACTGAGAAATGCTCAAAGCCACCATAATTAACAACTTGACTCCCCATTACCACAAAGAAGGTCCAGTCTATATCACCTTATCCAAACAGAAAAAAGCCACTCTTTGGAATCAGATTCCCACTCTCACCGAAACAGCAACTTCTCTATGATCCAATTCAATGAACATCAAACCAAACAGAACCCAGATGccaaaattgtttttttcttcttttctttctttgccACCACAAAACCAAGTTGGAAAATAGAGAATTTGAATCCAAGCAAGAGGAGTGAGCACTCAGAAGACCAAAAAGAGTAAAACTTTATTGAGGAAAAAAGGAAACTGTGAGATCCTTGAGATCTATGAATGGTAGGTTTGGGTTCTATAATTCATTCCATGTGAGTGTGTCGTTGGTTCCCGGTGATGGCACTACACTGCCATACCattatcttctttcttttgttgCAGTTGCAGGGAATAAAAAGGAGGTGAGCATGGAGCAGGATCACGCTCACAACACAACCAAAGAAAGAACCAAACACAGGACAAAACAAAATGCCAAAGTGGACACAAATGTAATGCACAACTATAACCAGTGACCAAAAACTTGTTTcaggaataaaataaaagtaaataaatgaactcaaattatattattaatgagaATAAAGGTTGTTGGTGTGGGATTGATGAGAGAGAAATGAGAATATAATGAGAATgggatgaaaaagagaaaggaaaaaaaatggttgcagggaagaaaaaaaatttggacAGATCACGTGGTTGGATTGTCTCCTCCTTTGTTTGCTTTTGGCTTGAAAATGTAACTTTTTCAGAATTTGggaaaaacaaatatcaaccaAGGGACACAAATCACATTCTGCAATTTGCAGCTCATCAACTCATGGTCCATCCTGCTAACCTgtgcctctttctttttttaaaaaaaaaactctatggagttaattttaaatttttaatgggatgattttaaattattaaatatgtttttgtttgatATGTTACAAGTTCGAAGTGTTTAACTGTTTTATGAATAATTCATGTTCACTAGAGAACTTAGGattagttttagggttttgtTAATCGGTATAAACGAGTGTCTTTAGGATTATGACAATGGTTAAGaaacttcaaaaatatatttattatgaaaattataaaagaatataaatatatatatctttataaaaatattttttattttaatttttttaattaatatcttaagaatattaattaacatttgtgttacttttacttttatagtagtaaaaattttcttttcaatcaatttctttttatttataaaac of Glycine soja cultivar W05 chromosome 1, ASM419377v2, whole genome shotgun sequence contains these proteins:
- the LOC114409728 gene encoding protein NSP-INTERACTING KINASE 3-like, with translation MEHSSLVFWLLGFLLLLLMEISSAALSPSGINYEVVALMAIKNGLIDPHNVLENWDINSVDPCSWRMITCSPDGSVSVLGLPSQNLSGTLSPGIGNLTNLQSVLLQNNAISGRIPAAIGSLEKLQTLDLSNNAFSGEIPSSLGGLKNLNYLRLNNNSLTGSCPQSLSNIEGLTLVDLSYNNLSGSLPRISARTLKIVGNPLICGPKANNCSTVLPEPLSFPPDALRGQSDSGKKSHHVALAFGASFGAAFVLVIIVGFLVWWRYRRNQQIFFDVNEHYDPEVRLGHLKRFSFKELRAATDHFNSKNILGRGGFGIVYKACLNDGSVVAVKRLKDYNAAGGEIQFQTEVETISLAVHRNLLRLSGFCSTQHERLLVYPYMSNGSVASRLKDHIHGRPALDWTRRKRIALGTARGLVYLHEQCDPKIIHRDVKAANILLDEDFEAVVGDFGLAKLLDHRDSHVTTAVRGTVGHIAPEYLSTGQSSEKTDVFGFGILLLELITGHKALDFGRAANQKGVMLDWVKKLHQDGRLSQMVDKDLKGNFDLIELEEMVQVALLCTQFNPSHRPKMSEVLKMLEGDGLAERWEASQRIETPRFRSCEPQRYSDLIEESSLIVEAMELSGPR